In Poecilia reticulata strain Guanapo linkage group LG1, Guppy_female_1.0+MT, whole genome shotgun sequence, one genomic interval encodes:
- the sorbs2a gene encoding sorbin and SH3 domain-containing protein 2 isoform X10, which translates to MNTDSGGIARKSVALSLILSPMKRVQSSPNLATANDSHSSEFDTWRSRSATDGLKNGDASSSSLAAKGFRSVRPNLQDKKSPTQGQVLSHAMNGSSSHPQRPMSPPSYPPPPPSLHTGLQRHSRSSEGSESVTRESVVSGHTSISSTVPLARFSEEEKKVSIVKAPHYEGIGPVDESGIPIAIRTTVDRPKDWYKTMFKQIHKVHKADDDYSGTYNATYAFINNADNYSTTMAHPPPRTHTYRPLSKSPSDNGGQRVPREPSPSPAPPPPPPMPSLLQLRARDSDRDKDSTDMNEWGPPDRKVDTRKYRAEPKSIFEYEPGKSSILEHERPTYDDIDLENEPWYKFFSELEFGRPPPKKRLDYNPDISTRQRIETTLHIAPADKASERPASAASDYRKRRKSEPSSSQVNAQSQSRAATSPRPVDAYRSSSSLKKPVIRSSPSSPSRAKGGDACNMFSNSISTPGPYESTSLPPLLSDSDHCHEDASQAGSSSSKQSVFCTNNWQANSQDDKTWSSSEEPPSSGKLKSRSCDDLLNDGHSGSGGQNATRSESAGSLMCDGNIPTVSSSTHSLPPLHRRRAHDSPGFLQLYRKMHQIDRAQLIPSEVIRSVRARILELERQPHLLRHHLSPWIPSWGVEVPRDMVPNRISEYERLIQKSKSMPNLGDGEVPSGTTTPGGSSSRASSGGGVTPSFPKRRFSIESLLEEDPNSNNRTVRHSMDHIPRSPPEGQPRVGPEPGRGKSFSAPPVPQGPQANPDYSDSEQDAIASDLSDFIQVEGSSFCSESDFDHCSLTSSESLYGSSTLHHHLRHHHHHHQGHQSLGQSQGYQHRHLISTCKGRCPASYTRFTTMLRHERERARQENQRQQSRNSHFQIQGSQSHQAMSKLAFLVSPVPFRRKKGSPPTSRRSSGGGGRGSRPKSKQAIYEALDAALRDIYEHIQAERGHRSSRPPDDSILRRILAELLPSVPERSSSLRGRRSCWHGGHSSTSVYPDGSPTGYASHRGEPSTPSLQSPRLQSPISACYGRHLETSNNNEYGEEQGNGNGLCYSDQDVSRSYSTLDDRHTPQSRRATPDKEVSHKQMTQLILFSLLYQKQPARAIYDFKAQTAKELTFKKGDAVNIIRQIDNNWYEGEHRGRVGIFPIAYVEKMPSSEKHQPIRPPPPAQVREIGDAVARYNFNADTNVELSLRKGERIVVVRQVDQNWYEGKIPGTTKQGIFPVSYVEIVKHSPSKSSAHHVDPHAYSRTPSSTPIKSFYHLPPSLPSPQPSVRTLDLQAITSEWLSLTLDPSAPTPTPSLTATPLPPTPPPLPADLTPLLTAQEPTSASAAASHKGFSFSHQPSSRSPVSSDRRAGLGHTPAALCLSQPSPPLPPPLPPPVSSSFTFVLPDRLSMRNGKQLQVSESDSAFSFTRPQPLTCTKSVTGTFPSHLPEQQPSAPAHESSKLPDIELHVRDPYDELLSAAPDEFSADDTDISKEPSVEFICAKLNGESKSRWFQNNIQQPSPPAAAGDSPGTVHLKPQFHEPLSMKPLSVFIEEQPASVNEELVDPHRPPSEQGHTYTELFIEEEDEDMTDKEENIRELNERISPQAETSSSSSSSQLPHSDRLPFLTPSPPASTFPPSVIPASSRSSRSQQHDSSFSPVLPHSPPCLPHLTTCGLPAVSCCPSVPSPPSHLSDPSAVVPVSQTSTSPCPPSPVTSCSVSESVFPPPAPFPPKTASPPLSSPHSPNTAPVVSHAGHRSPKVKDPVVGGKPPRSPILSRRSYLSPVRGRRRLVQDALHGGGDPYQALYNYMPRNEDELELKEGDVVDVMEKCDDGWFVGTSRRSKLFGTFPGNYVKQL; encoded by the exons ATAGTGGAGGAATTGCAAGAAAAAGCGTGGCCTTGTCACTCATACTCTCTCCAATGAAGAGGGTCCAGAGCTCACCAAATTTGGCCACAG CTAATGATTCTCACTCATCAGAGTTTG ATACTTGGCGGTCCCGCAGCGCTACTGATGGTTTGAAGAATGGAGATGCCAGCAGTTCATCTCTTGCTGCCAAAGGATTTCGGAGTGTCAGACCCAACCTACAGGACAAAAAGTCTCCCACACAG GGTCAGGTTCTTTCTCATGCAATGAATGGAAGTTCCAGCCATCCACAGAGGCCCATGTCTCCACCATCatatcctcctcctcctccatcactCCACACAGGCCTCCAGAGACACAGCAGGAGCTCAG AGGGCAGTGAATCGGTCACCAGGGAGTCTGTGGTTTCAGGTCACACCAGCATCAGCAGCACAGTGCCCCTCGCTCGCttctcagaagaagaaaagaaggtgTCCATCGTTAAAGCCCCGCATTACGAAGGCATTGGACCTGTGGATGAGTCTGGCATCCCTATTGCCATTCGCACG ACAGTTGACAGGCCAAAAGATTGGTACAAAACTATGTTCAAACAGATTCACAAAGTTCACAAAGCAG ATGATGACTACTCTGGCACATACAATGCAACATATGCTTTCATAAACAATG CCGACAACTACAGCACCACCATGGCCCACCCACCTCCTCGGACACACACATATAGACCTCTGTCCAAAAGCCCCTCAGACAACGGTGGGCAGCGGGTTCCTCGGGAGCCCTCACCTTCCccagcaccaccaccacctccaccaATGCCCTCCCTCCTGCAGCTTAGGGCCAGAGACAGCGACCGGGACAAAGATTCAACAGACAT GAATGAATGGGGTCCTCCAGACAGGAAAGTGGACACACGAAAGTACCGCGCAGAGCCCAAGAGTATTTTTGAGTATGAGCCTGGCAAGTCATCAATTCTGGAGCATGAAAGACCA ACCTATGATGACATAGATTTAGAGAACGAGCCTTGGTATAAGTTCTTTTCCGAGCTGGAGTTTGGGCGGCCG CCTCCTAAAAAACGTCTGGATTATAATCCAGACATCTCCACCCGCCAGCGCATTGAG ACGACCCTCCACATCGCCCCGGCTGACAAGGCTTCAGAGAGACCTGCAAG TGCTGCCAGCGACTACAGGAAAAGAAGGAAGTCTGAGCCATCAAGTTCACAAGTGAATGCCCAGTCCCAGAGCAGAGCTGCAACTTCCCCTAGACCAGTGGATGCCTACAGATCCAGCAGCAGCCTAAAGAAACCCGTCATACGTTCCTCACCTTCCTCACCCTCCAGAGCCAAAG GTGGGGACGCATGCAACATGTTTTCAAACAGTATAAGCACCCCAGGTCCTTATGAGAGTacctctctccctcctctccttTCTGACTCTGATCATTGCCACGAGGATGCCAGCCAGGCAGGCAGCTCTTCCTCAAAACAGTCTGTCTTCTGCACAAACAACTGGCAGGCAAACAGCCAGGATGATAAAACATGGAGCAGTTCAGAGGAACCACCCTCCTCTGGCAAGCTCAAATCCCGCAGTTGCGATGACTTGCTTAACGACGGacattctggttctggtggccAAAATGCCACTCGTTCAGAAAGCGCTGGGTCGTTGATGTGTGATGGGAACATTCCTACGGTATCATCCTCTACTCATTCACTGCCCCCTCTCCATCGACGACGTGCGCACGATTCTCCAGGTTTCCTCCAGCTCTATCGTAAAATGCACCAGATTGACCGAGCTCAGCTCATCCCGTCTGAAGTAATCCGTTCCGTACGTGCTCGCATTCTGGAACTAGAGCGCCAGCCTCATTTGCTTCGCCATCACCTTTCTCCTTGGATACCCTCCTGGGGTGTGGAAGTGCCAAGGGACATGGTGCCAAACCGCATTTCCGAATACGAGCGTCTAATTCAGAAGTCCAAATCCATGCCTAACTTGGGTGACGGTGAGGTGCCTTCGGGCACAACAACACCGGGTGGTTCGTCATCTCGTGCTAGCAGTGGGGGTGGCGTGACTCCCAGTTTTCCAAAACGTCGTTTTTCCATTGAGTCATTACTAGAGGAAGATCCCAATAGCAACAACAGGACTGTACGTCACAGTATGGATCATATACCTCGTAGCCCACCGGAGGGACAACCTCGTGTTGGACCCGAGCCCGGACGTGGGAAATCATTTTCGGCTCCTCCTGTTCCTCAAGGCCCACAAGCAAATCCTGACTATTCTGATAGTGAACAAGACGCCATCGCATCTGATCTCAGTGACTTCATCCAGGTGGAGGGTTCTTCATTTTGCAGTGAGAGTGATTTTGACCATTGCTCCCTAACTTCCTCTGAAAGCTTGTATGGATCGTCCACCCTCCACCACCACCTTCgtcaccaccaccatcatcatcaagGTCACCAAAGTCTAGGCCAGAGCCAGGGCTACCAACACCGCCACCTCATTAGCACTTGCAAGGGCCGCTGCCCAGCCTCATACACTCGTTTTACGACCATGCTTCGCCATGAGAGAGAGCGAGCACGACAAGAGAACCAGAGACAGCAGAGCCGCAACAGCCATTTCCAAATTCAGGGCTCGCAGTCTCACCAAGCAATGTCCAAGCTGGCCTTCTTGGTCAGCCCAGTGCCTTTCCGCAGGAAAAAGGGCTCACCACCTACCTCGAGAAGAAGCAGTGGTGGAGGAGGACGGGGTAGCAGACCCAAGTCCAAACAGGCCATTTATGAAGCACTTGATGCAGCCTTGAGAGACATTTATGAGCACATTCAAGCAGAGAGAGGCCACAGAAGCTCTAGGCCACCTGATGACAGTATTTTGAGACGGATCCTGGCTGAACTGTTGCCAAGTGTGCCTGAAAGAAGCTCCTCTTTGCGAGGGCGGAGGAGTTGCTGGCATGGGGGTCACTCCTCTACATCTGTTTACCCAGATGGAAGCCCGACTGGGTATGCTTCACACAGAGGAGAACCATCCACACCAAGCCTACAGTCACCAAGGTTACAGTCGCCAATCAGTGCCTGCTATGGACGACATTTGGAGACGTCAAACAATAATGAATATGGGGAAGAGCAAGGCAACGGAAATGGTCTTTGTTATTCAG ACCAGGATGTATCGAGGAGTTATTCCACCCTGGATGATCGACACACACCGCAGAGCAGAAGAGCAACTCCTGACAAAGAG GTCTCCCATAAACAGATGACACAACTTATTCTGTTCTCTCTCCTCTATCAGAAACAGCCTGCAAGAGCAATTTATGATTTTAAGGCACAAACGGCAAA GGagttgacatttaaaaaggGCGATGCGGTCAACATCATCAGGCAAATAGATAACAACTGGTACGAAGGCGAGCACAGAGGCCGAGTGGGCATCTTCCCCATCGCATACGTTGAG AAGATGCCGTCGTCAGAGAAGCATCAGCCAatccgtcctcctcctccagctcaggTCAGGGAGATCGGCGACGCTGTGGCACGCTATAACTTCAATGCTGACACTAACGTGGAGCTGTCACTAAGAAAG GGGGAGAGAATTGTAGTCGTCAGGCAGGTGGACCAGAACTGGTATGAGGGGAAGATTCCGGGAACAACCAAGCAAGGCATCTTTCCGGTTTCCTATGTTGAAATTGTCAAGCACTCTCCATCCAAGAGCTCCGCCCATCATGTAGACCCGCATGCTTACAGCCGGACACCAAGCTCCACCCCCATCAAG TCCTTCTATCACCTCCCTCCATCTCTTCCTTCCCCTCAGCCCTCTGTGAGAACGCTCGACCTGCAGGCCATCACCAGCGAGTGGCTCTCGCTCACACTGGACCCATCagcccccacccccaccccttCACTCACAGCCACTCCTTTACCTCCCACACCACCCCCTCTCCCCGCCGACCTCACCCCCCTCCTGACGGCACAGGAGCCGACCTCAGCCTCAGCCGCTGCATCACATAAAGGTTTCTCCTTTTCACACCAGCCATCTTCCAGAAGTCCTGTTTCCTCTGACAGGAGAGCGGGTTTAGGTCACACCCCAGCTGCTCTTTGTCTCTCCCAGCCCTCCCCGCCACTGcctccccctcttcctcctcctgtctcttccTCATTCACCTTCGTGCTGCCGGATCGTTTATCGATGCGCAACGGGAAGCAGCTACAGGTTTCTGAGTCAGACAGTGCTTTCAGCTTTACTAGGCCTCAACCTTTGACCTGCACCAAATCAGTGACAGGAACATTTCCCTCACATCTCCCAGAGCAGCAACCATCTGCTCCTGCGCACGAAAGCAGCAAACTGCCCGACATCGAGCTGCACGTTAGAGACCCTTATGATGAGCTGCTGTCAGCAGCTCCAGATGAGTTCAGTGCAGATGACACTGACATTTCAAAAGAGCCTTCAGTAGAGTTCATATGTGCCAAGTTGAATGGTGAATCTAAGAGCAGATGGTTTCAGAACAATATCCAACAACCCagtcctccagcagcagctggtgaCTCACCTGGCACTGTTCACCTAAAACCGCAATTTCATGAACCTTTAAGCATGAAGcctctttctgttttcattgaAGAGCAGCCAGCATCAGTAAATGAGGAGCTGGTTGATCCTCACAGGCCACCTTCAGAACAaggacacacatacacagagtTATTCATAGAGGAAGAAGACGAAGACATGACAGACAAAGAGGAGAACATTAGAGAGTTAAATGAGCGGATAAGTCCACAG GCTGaaacctcttcctcctcctcctcatcacaGCTACCTCACTCTGACCGCCTTCCCTTCCTCACTCCATCCCCCCCAGCATCCACTTTCCCTCCTTCTGTTATTCCTGCCTCCTCCAGATCTTCCCGATCCCAACAACATGACTCCTCCTTTTCCCCTGTCCTTCCTCATTCCCCCCCATGCCTCCCTCACCTTACAACCTGTGGACTTCCTGCAGTCTCCTGCTGCCCGTCTGttccctctcctccctctcacCTTTCGGACCCCTCTGCAGTCGTTCCTGTCTCCCAGACCTCCACTTCTCCCTGTCCACCCAGCCCAGTTACGTCCTGCTCTGTCTCAGAGTCAGTTTTCCCTCCCCCTGCCCCGTTTCCCCCTAAAactgcctctcctcctctctctagTCCCCACTCCCCCAACACTGCCCCCGTTGTATCGCACGCAGGCCATAGGTCCCCCAAAGTGAAG